A genomic stretch from Sporocytophaga myxococcoides includes:
- a CDS encoding T9SS type A sorting domain-containing protein — MKTLYPFSKKILIVLLFLVLNKTFVFSQSFTSSTLQNAGVITPTSLQFGPDGKLYVGQQDGAIKVLTINRTSANNYTVTGSETITLVKEIPNHSDDGSLLIQNSSKRLLTGIAVAGTAENPVLYATSSDFRIGGASNGDLDLCTNSGVLSKLTKVGNKWTKTDLVRGLPKSEETHSCNGLYLFEGNGKKTMLIAVGGQTNAGSPSNVFAYLCEYALSAAVLSVDLNVVENLPDKQDPTGKHPYKYDMPTLDDPTRPNNPDGSDQNDPWGGNDGLNQAKIVTGGPVQVFASGFRNPYDVLILKHPSKAGKIFTIDNGPNKNWGGTPINGDDGKSSNKYSSSEPGSQDVGNFDGLELIGDMDDYIPGSFYGGHPNPIRANPESAGLYTDSPSGKGWRYDKNSATLPLPQDWPPVPVADPKQSEYKKAGTAADKSLLYFKNSTNGICEYRYSGNPLYGDILAAGFDGNLYRIKLNETGDAVLNNKDANRLNLDNPLGSALEGKALDVTSQGDGEAFEGTIWVAVYSANLIKVFEPATIICSNTSPTADDDNDGYSNQEENDNQTDPCNPADSPPDNDKDMISDKWDIDDDNDGIPDNKDFFPLDNQNGLQNNIPKIFNLTNADPGTGFFGVGLTGLMSNGTSDYQDLYNNDNIIAGGAIGAITVEEVPDGDAYQTNNNQQYAFQVGINTNKNTGVFTVKTGILPNYFSSTTPQNYQSHGMFIGTGDQDNYIKLSLNANGGAGGIELMTETDGVTTSIQNPLPGDIPKTNIVFYLTIDPETGTIYPKYKIEEAMYSFDPIQATGKVATTIQNEETALAVGLIATSRGSGSRFSATWDYIEVTPGSITSINFWHNGAKSKNINLYPNPSNDFVNMNINEETSQKYTLKIFNSLCQLIDESQVEYVPGNDDHKIKVENFPNGIYYIQVITEGQEQSATVKFIKSN, encoded by the coding sequence ATGAAAACCTTATACCCATTTTCGAAAAAAATCTTAATTGTTCTTCTGTTCCTCGTTCTAAACAAAACTTTTGTCTTTAGTCAGAGTTTTACTTCAAGCACTCTTCAGAACGCAGGAGTTATTACGCCTACATCTCTTCAATTCGGACCAGATGGTAAATTGTATGTTGGACAACAGGATGGAGCTATAAAAGTATTGACCATCAACCGGACTTCAGCAAATAACTATACGGTAACTGGATCCGAAACAATTACCCTTGTAAAAGAAATACCAAATCATAGTGATGATGGAAGTTTATTAATTCAGAATTCATCTAAGAGACTTCTGACAGGTATAGCTGTTGCAGGGACAGCTGAAAATCCTGTACTATATGCTACCTCAAGTGACTTCAGAATTGGAGGAGCCAGCAATGGTGATCTGGATCTCTGTACCAATTCCGGAGTATTATCCAAATTAACGAAAGTAGGAAATAAATGGACAAAAACAGACCTGGTCAGAGGGCTTCCCAAATCAGAAGAAACACATTCCTGCAATGGTCTATACTTATTTGAAGGGAATGGAAAAAAAACAATGCTAATAGCCGTAGGAGGCCAGACAAATGCAGGTTCCCCCTCAAATGTATTTGCTTACTTATGTGAGTATGCCCTTTCTGCTGCTGTCCTTTCTGTTGATCTAAATGTAGTTGAAAACCTTCCTGACAAGCAAGATCCAACAGGAAAGCACCCGTATAAATATGATATGCCTACACTGGATGATCCCACCAGACCAAATAACCCTGATGGATCTGATCAAAATGATCCATGGGGAGGGAATGACGGATTAAACCAGGCTAAAATAGTGACAGGCGGCCCTGTTCAAGTATTTGCTTCAGGCTTTCGAAATCCATATGATGTTTTAATATTAAAGCATCCATCCAAAGCTGGAAAAATTTTCACCATAGACAATGGTCCAAACAAAAACTGGGGGGGAACTCCAATTAATGGTGATGATGGAAAATCTTCAAACAAATATTCATCATCAGAACCAGGATCTCAGGATGTCGGGAACTTTGACGGACTTGAACTCATTGGTGATATGGACGATTATATTCCTGGATCTTTTTATGGTGGGCATCCAAATCCTATAAGAGCAAACCCAGAAAGCGCAGGACTCTATACAGATTCTCCCTCAGGGAAAGGCTGGCGTTATGATAAAAACAGCGCAACTCTACCTTTACCCCAGGACTGGCCTCCCGTGCCTGTTGCAGATCCAAAACAAAGTGAATATAAAAAAGCTGGAACCGCCGCTGACAAATCGCTTCTGTACTTCAAAAATTCAACAAATGGAATATGTGAGTACAGATACTCAGGCAATCCACTTTATGGTGATATTCTTGCTGCTGGCTTTGACGGAAATCTCTATAGAATAAAACTCAATGAGACAGGAGATGCTGTTCTCAACAATAAAGATGCCAATAGATTAAACTTAGATAACCCTTTAGGAAGTGCGCTCGAAGGGAAAGCACTGGATGTAACCTCACAAGGAGATGGAGAGGCCTTTGAAGGTACTATATGGGTTGCTGTATATTCAGCAAATCTGATAAAAGTATTTGAGCCCGCTACTATCATATGCAGCAATACCTCCCCTACTGCCGATGACGATAACGATGGATATTCAAATCAAGAAGAAAATGATAACCAGACAGACCCTTGCAATCCTGCCGATTCTCCACCAGACAATGACAAAGATATGATAAGCGATAAATGGGATATTGATGATGATAATGATGGTATTCCGGACAACAAAGATTTCTTTCCATTGGATAATCAAAATGGATTACAAAACAATATTCCCAAAATCTTTAATCTTACAAATGCAGATCCTGGTACAGGCTTCTTTGGTGTTGGATTAACAGGATTAATGAGCAATGGAACCAGCGATTATCAAGACCTTTACAATAATGATAATATTATTGCAGGTGGAGCAATCGGAGCAATTACTGTTGAAGAAGTTCCAGATGGAGATGCGTATCAAACTAATAACAATCAGCAATATGCTTTTCAGGTTGGTATCAATACTAACAAAAATACCGGTGTCTTCACTGTCAAAACAGGAATATTGCCTAACTACTTTAGCTCCACAACACCACAAAATTATCAATCCCATGGAATGTTTATAGGAACAGGAGATCAGGACAATTACATTAAACTTTCTTTAAATGCCAATGGAGGTGCAGGAGGAATTGAATTGATGACTGAAACAGATGGTGTAACTACCAGTATTCAAAACCCCTTGCCAGGAGATATTCCTAAAACCAACATCGTCTTCTACCTTACCATTGACCCTGAAACAGGAACAATTTATCCTAAATATAAAATAGAGGAGGCAATGTATAGCTTTGATCCAATTCAGGCGACAGGGAAAGTTGCAACTACTATACAGAATGAAGAAACAGCTTTAGCAGTCGGCCTCATTGCAACATCCAGAGGATCTGGCAGTAGATTCAGCGCTACCTGGGATTATATAGAAGTCACGCCAGGAAGCATCACATCTATAAACTTCTGGCACAATGGAGCTAAATCCAAAAATATAAACTTGTATCCAAACCCTTCAAATGATTTCGTTAATATGAATATTAATGAAGAAACATCACAAAAATATACTCTAAAGATCTTTAACAGCTTGTGTCAGCTAATTGATGAAAGCCAAGTTGAATATGTACCTGGAAACGATGATCATAAAATTAAAGTAGAAAATTTCCCAAATGGCATCTATTATATTCAAGTAATTACTGAAGGCCAGGAACAATCAGCAACTGTTAAATTTATTAAAAGTAACTAA
- a CDS encoding right-handed parallel beta-helix repeat-containing protein: MKTFIKPGDVVCIMAGKRKNLQLINIEGDSLNPVKVINCGGRVEISNLVLGYGIKLDNCHYIKLTGTGDENFEYGFLIDSTKKGASGIMVGKGSSDFEIDHMEIRNSGFAGIMAKTDPECDGNYNRGTFVQKNVSIHHNYIHHVKGEALYVGNSFYSGWNGNKKCPDTLLYPHELKNVKIFNNKISNTQWDGLQLGCAVSNAEIFNNSIDSFGLANIGSQRNGIQVGLGTTGLVYNNRVSNGMGNGIIVLGIGDNIIYNNLISNCGEFGIFCDNREVRDSSKIILVNNSILNPKKQGIKMSNELTDNYILNNVIVRTGEPGDKKDYYISFGDKAEAKTEGNFTSNKKSLLKPLLQSAFVSEVAQKGRRQDVFSVDEDINGKARRKSGSPDPGCTEF; encoded by the coding sequence TTGAAAACTTTTATAAAGCCAGGAGACGTTGTTTGTATTATGGCTGGAAAGAGGAAAAATCTTCAACTTATTAATATTGAGGGTGATTCGCTAAATCCTGTAAAGGTCATTAATTGTGGAGGAAGAGTCGAGATTTCTAATCTGGTATTGGGTTATGGAATAAAATTAGACAACTGTCATTACATAAAACTTACAGGGACGGGAGATGAAAACTTCGAATATGGTTTTTTAATTGACTCCACCAAAAAAGGAGCTAGTGGTATCATGGTGGGTAAAGGGAGTTCAGATTTTGAAATCGACCATATGGAAATAAGGAATAGTGGCTTTGCCGGTATTATGGCTAAAACAGACCCTGAATGTGATGGTAATTACAATAGAGGCACCTTTGTTCAAAAAAACGTATCTATTCATCATAACTACATTCATCATGTTAAAGGTGAAGCACTTTATGTTGGCAACTCTTTTTATAGTGGGTGGAATGGAAATAAGAAATGTCCCGATACATTGCTCTATCCACATGAATTGAAAAATGTAAAAATTTTTAACAATAAGATTTCGAATACGCAATGGGATGGTTTGCAACTGGGATGTGCTGTAAGCAATGCAGAAATCTTTAATAACAGTATCGATAGTTTTGGTCTCGCTAATATAGGTTCTCAGAGAAACGGCATTCAGGTAGGGCTTGGCACTACAGGGCTTGTATATAACAACAGAGTGTCAAACGGAATGGGCAATGGTATTATTGTTCTTGGGATAGGAGATAATATTATTTATAACAACCTTATTTCAAACTGCGGTGAGTTTGGTATCTTTTGTGACAATAGAGAAGTAAGGGATTCTTCCAAAATAATTTTAGTTAACAATTCTATTTTAAATCCGAAAAAGCAGGGAATTAAAATGTCTAATGAATTAACAGATAACTATATTCTTAATAATGTAATAGTAAGGACAGGAGAGCCTGGCGATAAGAAAGATTATTACATATCCTTCGGAGATAAGGCTGAAGCCAAAACAGAAGGAAACTTCACTTCAAATAAAAAATCGTTACTTAAACCTTTGCTTCAGAGTGCTTTTGTTTCTGAGGTCGCTCAAAAAGGGAGGCGGCAGGATGTTTTTTCTGTAGATGAAGATATAAACGGGAAAGCCAGAAGAAAATCCGGATCGCCAGATCCTGGTTGTACTGAATTCTGA
- a CDS encoding glycosyltransferase family 2 protein produces the protein MSRFSMPAWVYRHNNIQFKENDLYSLQIVDKIKEKLKRFQQDDPEVTIVIPAYNEEKNILRTLSSISELKTSYRTELIVANNNSKDRTQEILDRCGVRSVFVKDQGISYARQGGLEAAKAQIIANADADSIYPVEWLDTIIEPLHNSAISCSYGTYSFIPGEENNRLTLALYETAANAFFALKRMQRECVNVMGFNFAYRKADALDVGGFYHQLNRKITKRSEDGWMAMCLTKKGDLHLVESPLARVWTSDRRLMDDGSIGKALYNRAKTEISRIGIYFTAKGEINIEEEKAKKF, from the coding sequence ATGTCAAGATTTAGCATGCCTGCTTGGGTGTACAGGCATAATAATATACAGTTTAAAGAGAATGATCTATATTCCCTTCAGATAGTAGATAAAATCAAAGAAAAGTTAAAAAGGTTCCAACAAGATGATCCGGAAGTAACTATTGTAATTCCGGCATATAATGAAGAGAAAAATATCCTGAGAACACTGTCATCAATTTCAGAATTAAAAACCAGCTATCGTACTGAATTGATTGTAGCAAACAATAATTCTAAAGACAGGACACAGGAAATATTAGACAGATGTGGTGTACGATCTGTCTTCGTCAAAGACCAAGGAATCAGCTATGCAAGACAAGGAGGGCTTGAGGCAGCAAAAGCCCAAATCATCGCCAATGCTGATGCAGATTCTATTTATCCTGTTGAGTGGTTGGACACAATTATTGAACCCCTTCACAATTCTGCTATTTCATGTAGTTATGGAACATATTCATTTATTCCCGGCGAAGAGAATAACAGATTAACATTAGCATTATACGAAACCGCTGCTAATGCTTTTTTCGCACTAAAAAGAATGCAAAGGGAATGTGTAAATGTTATGGGCTTTAATTTTGCCTATCGTAAAGCCGATGCTCTTGATGTCGGAGGTTTCTATCATCAGCTTAACCGTAAGATAACTAAAAGAAGTGAAGACGGCTGGATGGCCATGTGTCTTACTAAAAAAGGAGATCTCCATTTGGTTGAATCTCCCCTTGCACGGGTTTGGACGAGCGACAGAAGGTTAATGGATGATGGTTCCATAGGAAAAGCACTATATAATAGAGCAAAAACCGAAATATCAAGAATAGGAATTTACTTTACTGCAAAGGGAGAAATAAATATAGAGGAAGAAAAAGCAAAAAAATTTTGA
- a CDS encoding right-handed parallel beta-helix repeat-containing protein, which yields MRRSSILMALCAIGISFASCKKEHDIENVKPSMAVGDSAGVEGYACTYTIKANQPIVDGSTLNIPAGSVVCIEAGTRGPLVLKNFTGQPGKPITFVNGNGKVTIQCSPSNGYGLKLANCKYVKVAGNGSSDQYGIHVTGSHIGVSFEALSTNWEISNVEISKIGFAGLMGKTDPSCDPATWRGNFTMRDVSAHDNYVHDVTGEGFYIGNSFYEGGRSLSCGNISPHSIEGVKIYNNRVLNSGCEGIQVGCAIKGCEIYNNSIENFGKDPFAANQNNGLQIGEGTGGLCYNNIIKNGPGNGIICLGYGDNVVYNNLIINAGSFGIFSDSRFTPGQFFKLANNTIVNSGKDGIMVYSEKIPMNYVVNNIIAAPKNGKFISTRSGNVKLTSSNNLNAATMAEVKFVNPSGNDYRIASGSPAIDKGMNTSSYGITSDFGGGRRPSGVAYDIGAFEGSSSSLSNITSGSAGAPASSTGTAQITSLTLVNATTGKDIMTISNGAKISFSALGTNKINVRANTSAETKSVIFKYDGVNVRTENGVPFSMYGDAGVGNYNPWTPALGVHTITTVPYTKEGASGTAGPLYTVSINVVS from the coding sequence ATGAGACGATCCAGTATTTTGATGGCATTGTGTGCCATAGGTATTTCTTTTGCCTCTTGTAAAAAGGAACATGACATTGAAAATGTTAAGCCTTCTATGGCTGTCGGAGACAGCGCAGGAGTTGAAGGATATGCTTGTACCTATACCATAAAGGCTAATCAACCTATTGTAGATGGAAGTACGCTTAATATTCCAGCAGGAAGTGTAGTTTGTATAGAAGCAGGTACCAGAGGGCCACTGGTGCTTAAGAATTTTACCGGTCAGCCCGGAAAGCCAATTACTTTTGTAAACGGAAATGGAAAAGTAACAATACAATGTTCTCCCAGCAATGGATATGGACTAAAACTGGCCAATTGTAAATATGTAAAAGTTGCCGGCAATGGCTCTTCTGATCAGTACGGAATTCATGTAACCGGATCTCATATAGGAGTTAGCTTTGAGGCATTGTCTACAAATTGGGAAATTTCCAATGTGGAAATAAGTAAGATAGGATTTGCAGGCTTAATGGGAAAAACTGATCCTTCATGTGATCCAGCTACATGGAGAGGAAATTTTACAATGAGAGATGTATCTGCTCATGATAACTACGTTCACGATGTAACCGGGGAAGGTTTCTATATTGGAAACTCATTCTATGAAGGTGGAAGAAGCCTGTCATGTGGAAATATTTCTCCGCATAGCATAGAGGGAGTTAAAATCTATAATAACAGAGTATTAAACAGCGGTTGTGAAGGTATTCAGGTCGGATGTGCTATCAAGGGTTGTGAAATTTACAACAACTCTATAGAAAACTTTGGTAAAGACCCTTTCGCTGCAAACCAAAACAATGGTCTTCAAATAGGAGAAGGAACAGGCGGTTTGTGCTATAATAACATTATTAAAAACGGTCCTGGTAATGGTATTATCTGCCTTGGTTATGGTGACAATGTTGTTTATAATAATTTAATTATAAATGCAGGATCATTTGGTATCTTCTCTGATTCAAGATTTACACCAGGCCAGTTTTTCAAATTAGCTAATAATACTATTGTTAACAGTGGGAAAGATGGTATAATGGTTTATTCTGAAAAAATTCCGATGAACTATGTTGTAAATAACATTATTGCCGCGCCTAAAAATGGTAAGTTTATTTCAACGAGAAGTGGTAATGTAAAACTAACATCTTCCAATAACCTTAATGCTGCTACTATGGCTGAAGTTAAATTCGTAAATCCTTCAGGTAATGATTACAGAATAGCTTCTGGTTCTCCTGCCATTGATAAAGGGATGAATACAAGCTCTTATGGCATTACTTCTGATTTTGGCGGAGGAAGAAGACCAAGCGGCGTGGCATATGATATCGGAGCATTTGAAGGAAGCAGTTCTTCGCTTTCAAATATTACTTCTGGTTCTGCAGGTGCACCTGCTAGTTCAACCGGCACAGCTCAGATTACCAGCTTAACTCTTGTAAATGCAACTACAGGAAAAGATATCATGACAATATCCAATGGTGCAAAAATTAGCTTTAGTGCACTCGGTACGAATAAAATAAATGTTCGTGCAAATACATCGGCAGAAACTAAAAGTGTGATTTTTAAATATGATGGGGTGAATGTTAGAACTGAAAACGGTGTGCCATTTAGCATGTATGGAGATGCAGGAGTTGGTAATTATAATCCATGGACACCTGCATTGGGAGTACATACTATCACAACGGTTCCATATACTAAAGAAGGAGCTTCAGGTACAGCAGGTCCTTTATACACAGTATCAATTAATGTAGTAAGCTGA
- a CDS encoding Kelch repeat-containing protein has product MKINLYFFFSIYILLFCCNSFCQDTGYWETESEDPDLIHRHECSYVECDGKFYLIGGRRLGIDKYVNIYDPIIKDWAKGTTLPPSPDAPSKALEIHHFQAVAYDHKIYIINAFTGNYPSEVPVDRIYIYDPTIDNWSEGPIIPVERRRGSAGVVVYGGKFYIAGGLINGHNSDYVPWFDEYNPQTNEWKILPDAPNARDHFQAVVHNGKIYLAGGRRTSVATGQTNNLTVAAIDVFDFSSQTWESWPNNIPTPRGGCSSVILGDDLLVIGGEGPGTVNNLAFNKTEALNLTTQTWRTLAPLDNGRHATQAIAYNNKIYIASGSKANGGSGSTELSNQEIYHLSSTGEQITLTIPDSINFGKLDYLASEKTITVNLSNSTSQNIQIKEISVRGNAPDFCFATNQIFPYTIKPFSNLPLDLCFSPRGAGLKSAYIDINHSGSNNPATIRVYGEKPGNIASIKNKLTGITIYPNPVKDYLNLIDSQNRKSLYWEIINSTGNKVIHGNNSQRIDFSELPKGFYIVNIVSEKPSEKMSIKILRD; this is encoded by the coding sequence ATGAAAATTAATTTATATTTCTTTTTTAGCATTTACATACTCTTATTCTGCTGTAATTCATTTTGCCAGGACACGGGCTATTGGGAGACAGAATCCGAAGATCCCGATCTAATACACAGACATGAATGTAGTTATGTTGAATGCGATGGTAAATTTTATCTTATTGGAGGAAGAAGATTAGGGATCGATAAATATGTGAACATTTATGATCCTATAATTAAAGACTGGGCAAAAGGAACAACCTTGCCTCCTTCCCCGGATGCTCCATCAAAAGCATTGGAAATACACCATTTTCAAGCTGTAGCCTACGATCATAAAATTTATATTATAAATGCATTCACAGGAAATTATCCTTCTGAAGTACCTGTAGACAGGATATATATATATGATCCCACTATTGACAATTGGTCTGAAGGACCTATTATTCCAGTTGAAAGACGAAGAGGATCGGCCGGGGTAGTTGTATACGGAGGAAAATTCTACATTGCTGGAGGACTAATTAATGGGCATAATAGTGATTATGTACCTTGGTTCGACGAATACAACCCGCAAACCAATGAATGGAAAATTTTGCCTGATGCCCCAAATGCCAGAGATCACTTTCAGGCTGTTGTACATAATGGAAAAATTTACCTTGCAGGAGGGAGACGAACTTCTGTAGCTACCGGACAAACCAACAACCTTACAGTTGCAGCAATAGATGTATTTGACTTTTCAAGTCAGACCTGGGAAAGCTGGCCCAATAATATACCAACTCCAAGAGGAGGATGCTCTTCAGTAATATTGGGCGATGACTTATTGGTTATTGGAGGAGAAGGACCCGGTACAGTAAATAATCTGGCTTTCAACAAAACCGAAGCTCTTAATCTTACTACCCAAACCTGGAGAACCCTTGCCCCTCTGGATAACGGGAGACATGCGACTCAGGCAATTGCTTACAATAACAAAATTTATATTGCATCGGGAAGTAAAGCCAATGGGGGAAGTGGAAGTACAGAGCTTTCAAATCAGGAAATTTATCACCTTTCCTCAACAGGAGAACAAATAACATTAACAATCCCAGATTCTATAAACTTTGGAAAGCTTGATTATCTTGCATCTGAGAAAACAATAACAGTCAACCTTTCAAATTCAACATCACAAAATATACAGATCAAAGAAATATCTGTAAGAGGAAACGCTCCTGATTTCTGCTTTGCTACGAACCAGATATTTCCTTATACTATTAAACCTTTTAGTAATCTCCCTTTGGATTTATGCTTTTCCCCCAGAGGTGCAGGATTAAAATCAGCTTACATAGACATTAACCATTCCGGGAGTAATAATCCTGCAACAATAAGGGTTTATGGAGAAAAGCCTGGAAATATTGCATCGATTAAGAATAAATTAACAGGAATAACTATTTATCCTAACCCAGTAAAAGATTACCTCAATCTGATTGATAGTCAAAACAGGAAAAGCCTATATTGGGAAATAATAAACAGCACCGGCAATAAAGTTATACATGGAAATAACAGTCAGCGTATAGACTTTAGTGAACTACCCAAGGGCTTTTATATTGTAAATATTGTATCGGAAAAACCCTCTGAAAAAATGTCAATAAAGATTTTAAGAGATTAG
- a CDS encoding right-handed parallel beta-helix repeat-containing protein has product MRRSSILMALCVMGISITSCKKEHEVTKNNAAESSLAAAEGYSCVYTIKTSQTVVDGSTLNLPAGSVVCIEAGTRGPLWLKNFQGQAGKPITFVNSNGKVTISASSSNGYGLKFSNCKYVKLAGNGSNDQYGIHVKGSHIGVTFESLSTNWEVSNVEISNIGFAGLMGKTDPTCDPATWNGNFTMRDISIHDNYVHDVTGEGFYIGNSFYASGRNLSCGTITPHTVEGLRLFKNKVVNTGCEGIQVGCATKGCEIFDNTIENYGRDPFAAHQNNGLQLGEGTGGKCYNNIIKNGPGNGIICLGYGDNVVYNNLILNAGAYGVYADTRYTPGQAFSFINNTIINSGSDGFMIAAGKIPMNNVINNIIVNPKTGKFINSRNSAKVTDKNNYTTMNVADVKFVNASGGDYRLAAGSPAIDKGADVSSFGVTYDFSSTARPTGNGYDIGAYEGTSSGTSVNPNPGTGGGTTPTPTPTPTPGGTKVTSITLVNADTDKDIMTLSNGAVIDYSKIGTKNINVRANVASGFAGSVQFKLNGAVVNTESYAPITMFGDEGADYKPGTFAAGSHKLAVTDYASANAQGSVGGTTEISFTVTNGATTTPTPGATKVTSVTLVNADTDKDIMTLTNGAVIDYSKIGTKNINVRANVASGFAGSVQFKLDGAVVNTESYAPITMFGDAGSDYKPGTFAEGSRKLSVTDYSDANAQGTVGGTTEISFTVTNGAVTTPTPSTGNTVVSFTLVNSETNRDIATITNGATISLSALKANKINIRANTGAEVKSVAFKMDGKAGRIESEAPFAIGGDNNGNYGSYYLAFGNHTVSATPYTQAGTKGTAGTTLSVNFNLVK; this is encoded by the coding sequence ATGAGAAGATCTAGTATTTTGATGGCCTTATGTGTCATGGGTATTTCTATTACCTCTTGTAAAAAAGAACATGAAGTCACCAAAAATAATGCAGCTGAAAGTAGTTTAGCTGCTGCTGAGGGATATTCATGCGTCTATACAATTAAAACAAGTCAAACAGTAGTTGACGGAAGTACGCTTAATCTTCCTGCGGGAAGCGTTGTATGTATCGAAGCTGGTACCAGAGGTCCGCTTTGGTTGAAAAATTTTCAAGGCCAGGCTGGCAAACCAATTACCTTTGTAAACTCAAATGGTAAAGTGACTATCAGTGCATCCAGCAGCAACGGCTATGGTTTGAAATTTTCAAATTGTAAATATGTGAAATTGGCTGGTAATGGATCGAATGATCAGTATGGAATCCACGTAAAAGGTTCGCATATCGGTGTTACTTTTGAAAGCTTGTCTACCAACTGGGAGGTTTCTAATGTAGAAATCAGCAACATTGGCTTTGCAGGCTTAATGGGTAAGACAGATCCAACTTGTGATCCGGCTACATGGAATGGAAACTTTACGATGAGAGATATTTCTATTCATGATAACTATGTTCACGATGTTACTGGTGAAGGTTTTTATATTGGTAACTCATTCTACGCTTCAGGTAGAAACCTTTCGTGTGGAACTATCACGCCTCACACTGTAGAAGGGCTTCGTCTATTCAAAAACAAAGTTGTTAATACCGGCTGCGAAGGGATTCAGGTTGGTTGCGCAACAAAAGGTTGTGAGATCTTTGATAACACGATTGAAAATTATGGTAGAGATCCATTTGCAGCCCACCAGAATAATGGTCTTCAGTTAGGTGAAGGTACCGGTGGAAAATGTTATAATAATATTATCAAAAATGGTCCGGGTAACGGTATTATATGCCTTGGATATGGTGATAATGTAGTGTATAACAATTTAATACTCAATGCAGGTGCATATGGTGTATATGCCGATACCAGGTATACTCCAGGACAAGCATTCAGCTTCATCAACAACACAATTATCAATAGTGGATCTGATGGTTTCATGATAGCTGCTGGAAAAATACCGATGAATAATGTTATCAATAACATTATCGTAAATCCTAAAACGGGCAAGTTTATCAATTCCAGAAACAGTGCCAAAGTAACAGACAAAAACAACTATACAACAATGAACGTTGCTGATGTTAAGTTTGTGAATGCTTCTGGCGGAGATTATCGCCTAGCTGCAGGTTCTCCTGCCATCGACAAAGGTGCTGACGTTTCTTCTTTCGGTGTTACTTATGATTTCTCAAGCACAGCAAGACCTACAGGTAATGGATATGATATCGGAGCATACGAAGGTACTTCTTCAGGAACTTCTGTAAATCCAAATCCAGGTACTGGTGGTGGTACGACACCAACACCAACTCCAACACCAACACCAGGAGGAACAAAAGTAACTAGCATTACCCTTGTTAACGCTGATACTGACAAAGATATCATGACTTTATCTAATGGTGCAGTAATTGATTATTCTAAAATAGGTACAAAGAATATCAATGTCAGAGCTAATGTAGCATCAGGATTTGCAGGAAGCGTGCAGTTTAAATTAAACGGTGCAGTTGTTAATACTGAAAGCTACGCTCCTATAACTATGTTTGGTGATGAAGGCGCTGATTATAAGCCAGGTACCTTTGCTGCAGGAAGTCACAAGTTAGCTGTAACAGATTACGCAAGTGCAAATGCACAGGGATCAGTAGGAGGAACTACTGAGATTTCTTTCACTGTAACAAACGGAGCGACTACCACTCCGACTCCCGGAGCAACTAAAGTAACGAGCGTTACTCTTGTTAATGCTGACACTGATAAAGATATCATGACCTTGACAAATGGCGCAGTTATTGACTATTCTAAAATAGGTACAAAGAATATCAATGTCAGAGCTAATGTGGCTTCAGGATTTGCAGGAAGCGTGCAGTTTAAATTGGATGGTGCTGTTGTTAATACAGAAAGCTATGCTCCTATAACAATGTTTGGAGATGCAGGAAGTGATTATAAGCCTGGCACATTTGCAGAGGGAAGTCGTAAATTATCCGTAACTGATTATTCTGACGCTAATGCACAAGGAACTGTTGGTGGAACTACTGAGATATCTTTCACTGTAACAAATGGAGCAGTAACAACTCCAACACCTTCGACTGGTAATACTGTTGTTAGTTTCACTCTAGTCAATTCTGAAACAAATAGAGATATAGCAACGATTACTAATGGAGCTACCATCAGCCTTTCTGCTCTTAAAGCAAACAAAATCAATATAAGGGCAAATACAGGTGCCGAAGTAAAAAGTGTTGCTTTCAAAATGGATGGCAAAGCAGGCAGAATCGAAAGCGAAGCTCCGTTTGCTATAGGAGGTGATAATAATGGAAATTATGGATCTTATTACCTTGCCTTTGGAAATCACACTGTATCCGCAACTCCTTATACCCAGGCGGGAACTAAAGGAACTGCAGGGACTACGTTATCAGTGAACTTTAATCTAGTAAAATAA